The proteins below are encoded in one region of Thermodesulfobacteriota bacterium:
- a CDS encoding SPFH domain-containing protein: MSDMKPEDNALSETSEKDSKVSKPKSRFKTIFKILVGLAVILLISSVFFLEYIRPNEFGIKIVRVGIHRGVQKKIYQAGLHLVLPFGLQEINRLPKDIQVLELTNFPEMATQSSRHEKAAHIQTSDGFFVDVDVSILYRIEDPYMVFTTIGPGNLYENNGIIPKAEPVLKATLGELTTEEFYNSPLRVEKAKAAKEMLNKELKSKGLRVENVLVRYFTYSAEIQKNIEEKKLKDQLVFKNQSEAKAAIEEATLKKIEQEGKATVLVELEKGKAYVTRKLAEKDLYVRKKKAEANLLVKLAEAEKIRLKNDALTGIGAQRMVGLKMAEAYKSLDKIILPSDGPAGVNPLDLDNTLKLFDVRKGGAK, encoded by the coding sequence ATGTCAGATATGAAACCAGAAGACAATGCTTTGTCAGAAACATCGGAGAAAGATTCCAAAGTTTCCAAACCAAAATCGAGATTTAAAACAATATTCAAAATTCTCGTCGGCCTGGCAGTGATTTTGTTGATTTCATCCGTTTTTTTTCTGGAATATATCAGGCCGAACGAATTCGGTATAAAAATTGTGAGAGTGGGGATACATCGCGGCGTTCAGAAAAAAATTTATCAGGCAGGTCTGCACCTGGTGCTTCCTTTTGGACTCCAGGAGATAAACCGTCTTCCAAAGGATATTCAGGTCCTGGAATTAACCAACTTTCCTGAAATGGCGACTCAGTCTTCCAGGCATGAAAAAGCCGCTCATATTCAGACATCGGACGGTTTTTTTGTGGATGTGGACGTATCCATTCTTTACCGAATTGAAGACCCCTATATGGTTTTTACCACCATAGGACCTGGAAATCTTTATGAAAACAACGGTATCATACCCAAAGCAGAACCGGTGCTGAAAGCAACTCTTGGGGAGCTGACCACAGAAGAATTTTACAACAGCCCTTTAAGGGTCGAAAAGGCAAAAGCTGCCAAAGAGATGCTTAACAAAGAATTGAAATCAAAGGGACTACGAGTGGAAAATGTTCTGGTGCGTTATTTTACTTATAGTGCTGAAATACAGAAAAATATAGAGGAGAAAAAGCTCAAAGACCAGCTGGTGTTTAAGAATCAGTCTGAAGCAAAAGCGGCGATTGAGGAGGCGACTTTAAAAAAGATCGAACAGGAAGGAAAGGCCACCGTGCTGGTAGAACTTGAAAAGGGGAAAGCCTATGTGACCAGAAAACTGGCGGAAAAGGACCTCTATGTCAGAAAAAAGAAGGCGGAGGCAAACCTTCTGGTTAAGCTTGCCGAAGCGGAAAAAATTCGCCTTAAAAATGATGCCCTGACCGGAATAGGCGCACAGCGAATGGTGGGGCTGAAAATGGCCGAAGCATACAAGAGCCTGGACAAAATTATTTTACCGAGTGACGGTCCTGCCGGAGTAAATCCGCTGGATCTAGACAATACATTGAAGTTGTTCGATGTGCGTAAAGGAGGTGCAAAATGA
- a CDS encoding prohibitin family protein: MRHLFILIIMAGMLFLFGGCVFNTTGDTEVGVRTIKFGIIAKKGVEDKVYAPGATYFFLPYINDWHTFDTKLQNLEMTFDPDRGDRKSRDDLLFKTIDGNDISLDVIIVYRIDPAKAPYILQYVAQNDKALREKIVRTVARSKPRDIFGELTTEEFYVAEKRELQAHRSKEVLQEILGPMGIIIEKVLTKNYRFNVEYQKAIEDKKVADQMVEKNKSGQRATEEEYKRKLEEVRGEVNKMVADVDGEYLKAKIEADVYYEKQKLLAEAIKTEAVAEAKGIQEMNDAMARQGGEALVKLKIAEALQGKKMMLLPVSEGGMNLKTTDINQLINTMGVKALSTKKGEK, translated from the coding sequence ATGAGGCATCTTTTTATATTGATTATAATGGCCGGTATGCTGTTTCTTTTTGGTGGTTGTGTGTTTAATACTACCGGTGATACTGAAGTGGGCGTGAGAACAATCAAATTTGGTATTATTGCAAAAAAGGGAGTAGAAGATAAGGTATATGCTCCGGGAGCCACTTATTTTTTTCTTCCCTACATCAATGACTGGCACACCTTTGATACAAAACTCCAGAACCTGGAGATGACCTTTGATCCGGACAGGGGGGACAGAAAATCAAGAGATGACCTGCTGTTTAAAACCATTGACGGTAATGATATCAGTCTGGATGTGATCATCGTTTATAGAATTGACCCGGCAAAGGCGCCTTATATTCTCCAATATGTGGCGCAGAATGACAAAGCGTTGCGAGAAAAGATTGTGCGCACGGTTGCCAGAAGCAAACCCAGAGACATCTTCGGAGAACTGACGACGGAAGAGTTCTATGTGGCTGAAAAACGTGAACTTCAGGCACACAGATCAAAGGAAGTCCTGCAGGAAATTCTGGGTCCAATGGGAATCATCATTGAAAAAGTGTTAACCAAAAACTATAGATTTAACGTCGAATATCAAAAGGCCATCGAAGACAAAAAGGTGGCAGACCAGATGGTTGAAAAAAACAAGTCCGGCCAGCGCGCAACCGAAGAAGAATATAAACGAAAGCTCGAAGAAGTCAGGGGTGAAGTCAACAAGATGGTAGCGGATGTGGATGGAGAATACCTGAAAGCGAAAATAGAAGCCGACGTTTATTATGAGAAACAAAAACTTCTCGCAGAGGCCATAAAAACCGAAGCCGTTGCCGAAGCAAAAGGGATACAAGAGATGAATGACGCCATGGCCAGGCAGGGAGGGGAAGCACTGGTTAAACTCAAAATCGCAGAAGCGCTTCAAGGGAAAAAGATGATGCTGCTTCCGGTTTCAGAGGGCGGCATGAACCTTAAAACAACCGATATCAACCAGCTGATCAATACAATGGGGGTGAAAGCGCTTTCAACCAAGAAGGGTGAAAAGTAG
- a CDS encoding polymer-forming cytoskeletal protein has protein sequence MIFNKNKGKFIKIDQKSLEDEVGSAVTVIASDTRFTGNIKGEDTLRISGDFKGDIDCKRMVWIEKTGRIEGTVRARRVIIEGEINGCIKSADHVELRSNGRMIGDINAGKITVAQGCFFDGQARILKK, from the coding sequence ATGATTTTTAACAAAAATAAGGGTAAATTTATCAAAATAGATCAGAAATCCCTTGAAGACGAGGTGGGATCGGCAGTAACCGTTATTGCTTCCGATACCCGTTTCACCGGGAATATAAAAGGAGAAGATACCCTTAGGATTTCGGGTGATTTCAAAGGCGACATTGACTGCAAACGGATGGTATGGATTGAAAAAACAGGAAGAATTGAAGGAACAGTCCGTGCCCGAAGGGTGATCATTGAAGGAGAGATCAATGGATGTATTAAATCGGCAGACCATGTAGAACTAAGATCCAACGGCCGCATGATCGGCGATATCAATGCAGGGAAAATCACTGTGGCCCAAGGCTGCTTTTTTGACGGACAGGCCCGAATTCTGAAAAAATAA
- a CDS encoding HU family DNA-binding protein has product MNNSEFIKRLSERTGRSQREIRRLLGHITAIIRKTLDEDLRFTIPRLGTFGTRIRQKRKAYHPLVKKYMMLPPKRIVSFNASSILRKNVKGESHEKK; this is encoded by the coding sequence GTGAATAATAGTGAATTTATCAAACGCTTGTCTGAGAGGACAGGACGGTCGCAGCGTGAAATCAGACGGTTATTGGGCCATATTACTGCGATCATCCGAAAAACGCTGGATGAAGATTTAAGATTCACTATACCCAGGCTCGGTACCTTTGGAACCCGTATCCGACAAAAACGAAAAGCCTATCATCCACTTGTTAAAAAGTATATGATGCTGCCGCCCAAGCGAATCGTATCTTTCAATGCCAGTTCCATCCTTAGAAAAAACGTAAAAGGCGAAAGCCATGAAAAGAAATGA
- a CDS encoding HU family DNA-binding protein: MKRNDKITFSDLVGRIADEAKVSQNATRHLLKEMSSIIDDRLVQEGKVSISGLGIFKLKWQAAKTGMNPQTGEPIEISSQNRVVFKPAADLRRYINRSYENEQPEYIDDVKDTPAVYSEKPNFRTRWPTTKRVGLLIVLILLILSAIFYVFKPSVKSPVTVKRNLQQGTEKVPGQPAEKLLTGKKSVDSPFKSVVSSGGAAHPVDKSGYTQHITTGDTLWMISKAFYADPFLWPNIFRVNLSVIKDPDVLEVGETIRTPPLEGTAEHLTPRDRMNIADGYFQVYLAYRRLGKKKAPLFLRVARQYNVPEISARYKDKLEKSKPASNK, encoded by the coding sequence ATGAAAAGAAATGATAAGATAACCTTTTCGGATCTGGTGGGGCGTATTGCAGATGAGGCAAAAGTTTCCCAGAATGCGACACGCCACTTACTCAAAGAAATGTCATCCATTATCGATGACCGGCTTGTCCAAGAGGGTAAGGTCAGTATCAGCGGCCTGGGGATTTTTAAGCTTAAATGGCAAGCCGCCAAAACGGGTATGAATCCACAGACCGGTGAACCGATTGAAATTTCATCACAAAACCGGGTTGTTTTCAAACCGGCAGCGGATTTGCGCAGGTATATAAACCGGAGCTATGAAAATGAACAACCTGAATACATTGATGATGTCAAAGATACCCCAGCGGTTTATTCCGAAAAACCGAATTTTCGCACAAGATGGCCCACCACCAAGCGGGTGGGTTTACTTATTGTGCTTATATTGCTTATTTTGTCAGCTATTTTTTATGTATTCAAGCCCTCTGTTAAATCGCCGGTCACGGTTAAGAGAAATCTGCAACAGGGGACGGAAAAAGTTCCAGGTCAGCCTGCTGAAAAATTGCTTACAGGTAAAAAATCGGTCGATTCTCCTTTCAAATCAGTTGTTTCATCCGGGGGTGCAGCTCACCCGGTGGACAAATCCGGATATACCCAACATATTACAACAGGAGACACCCTTTGGATGATTTCGAAAGCGTTTTATGCGGATCCATTCCTGTGGCCCAACATATTCCGGGTCAATCTCAGCGTGATCAAAGATCCGGATGTGCTTGAAGTCGGTGAAACAATCCGTACCCCACCCCTTGAGGGGACGGCTGAGCATTTGACTCCAAGGGATAGGATGAACATTGCCGATGGCTATTTCCAGGTATATTTGGCCTATCGTCGGCTGGGGAAAAAAAAGGCGCCACTTTTCCTGCGGGTGGCCAGACAATATAATGTGCCGGAAATATCCGCCCGATACAAAGATAAATTAGAGAAAAGTAAACCTGCTTCGAATAAATAG
- a CDS encoding substrate-binding domain-containing protein, with translation MKQKSLAVIPAGRSDDLHHLEIADSADLVLFMAGNQFMVMDEIIGKFQHKYPDIKKIFYETLPPGLELKQILSGGAVYKDQIIDVTPDIYTSVNKKGMNILEESGFITKNDYRLYLHNRLTLMVPEGNPAKIKSVLDLGRDDVRISQPDPENEDIAFHIMDMYRQTGGEDLVHRIMEEKRAEGTTIFTIVHHRETPLRILKQTVDVGPVWTTEIIHAGSSGLKFDVVEPGKDLDQRDQINYYICKLANSPNPENARKFLDFITSPTAQNIYKKYGFLPEL, from the coding sequence ATGAAGCAAAAAAGTTTAGCGGTTATTCCAGCCGGCAGATCGGACGATCTGCATCACCTTGAAATTGCTGATTCAGCAGACCTTGTACTTTTTATGGCAGGAAATCAGTTTATGGTTATGGATGAAATCATTGGGAAGTTTCAACATAAGTACCCGGATATCAAAAAGATTTTTTATGAAACGCTTCCTCCCGGATTGGAGTTGAAACAGATTTTATCCGGAGGCGCTGTTTATAAAGATCAAATAATTGATGTCACGCCCGACATTTACACCTCGGTCAATAAAAAAGGAATGAATATTCTTGAAGAATCGGGTTTTATAACGAAGAATGACTATCGACTTTACCTGCATAACCGGCTAACCCTGATGGTGCCTGAAGGAAATCCGGCTAAAATAAAATCTGTATTGGACCTGGGTCGTGATGACGTTCGTATCTCCCAGCCGGACCCTGAGAATGAAGACATTGCCTTTCATATCATGGATATGTACCGGCAGACCGGTGGAGAAGATCTTGTCCACCGGATCATGGAAGAAAAAAGAGCCGAAGGGACAACCATATTTACCATTGTTCATCACCGGGAAACCCCGTTGCGCATTTTAAAACAGACGGTGGATGTGGGACCGGTATGGACCACGGAAATAATCCATGCCGGGTCGTCCGGCCTTAAATTTGATGTGGTTGAACCGGGCAAGGACCTTGATCAAAGAGACCAGATCAACTATTATATATGCAAATTAGCGAACTCCCCCAATCCTGAAAATGCCCGGAAGTTTCTGGATTTTATTACCTCTCCCACGGCTCAAAATATATATAAAAAATATGGTTTCTTACCGGAATTATAA
- the mtgA gene encoding monofunctional biosynthetic peptidoglycan transglycosylase: MVSYRNYNNYFRSTLRVLKKVVLLFLLITILPVLSLRWISPPTTSFILQHKFNGWWNDKKNVNIRYRWVDLSKISLHAPLAVVAAEDQKFPVHWGFDSESIEEAWRERANGTRVRGASTISQQVAKNLFLWPGRSFLRKGVEAYFTTLIELLWPKRRIIEVYLNIAEFGNGIFGIAAAGKTFFKKPPIRLSRWECALLAAVLPNPKRFRADRPSTYVLHRTEWIHSEMDRLDRARYLNSL, encoded by the coding sequence ATGGTTTCTTACCGGAATTATAATAATTACTTTAGATCTACGCTGAGAGTACTTAAGAAGGTGGTTCTTCTGTTTTTGCTAATCACCATCCTGCCGGTTTTGTCTTTGCGGTGGATTTCACCGCCAACCACTTCCTTTATACTGCAGCATAAATTTAATGGGTGGTGGAATGATAAAAAGAATGTCAACATTCGTTACCGGTGGGTTGATTTGAGTAAAATATCGCTTCATGCACCGCTTGCCGTTGTTGCAGCAGAAGACCAAAAATTTCCCGTGCACTGGGGATTTGACAGTGAGTCGATTGAAGAAGCCTGGCGGGAGCGGGCCAACGGCACACGTGTTCGCGGGGCAAGCACGATTTCCCAGCAGGTGGCTAAAAACCTGTTTTTATGGCCGGGGCGCAGTTTCTTAAGAAAAGGAGTGGAGGCCTATTTTACCACGCTCATAGAGCTGTTATGGCCAAAGCGTCGAATTATTGAAGTCTATCTCAATATTGCCGAGTTTGGCAATGGTATTTTCGGAATAGCGGCAGCGGGAAAAACATTTTTCAAAAAACCACCCATACGACTCTCGCGGTGGGAATGTGCGCTTCTGGCGGCAGTGCTTCCCAACCCCAAGCGATTTCGGGCAGATAGGCCCTCAACCTATGTTTTACACCGCACCGAATGGATCCATAGTGAGATGGATCGTCTGGATAGGGCCAGGTACCTGAATAGCCTATAA
- a CDS encoding DUF3786 domain-containing protein — protein sequence MAQFSNTMEVFKLLNKSNCRKCNKPTCLAFAAAVFQGQKKLDECPYVDSKTLNKYGVADTRMTLEQEQYKKIEQLKRKITTIDLSLAAQRLGAGFSHNKLTINILGKNFSIDTEGNITTDIHVHTWIALPVITYITEGAGVPVSGKWVPFRELKGGKARYRLFQQRCEKPLKKVADTHTNLFEDLIRLFNGRRVENHYSSDISLVLHPLPKVPILICYWKPEDGLESSLNIFFDSTAQKNLNIESLYTLATGLVIMFEKIALRHGNV from the coding sequence ATGGCCCAATTTAGTAATACGATGGAGGTCTTCAAGTTACTTAATAAATCCAATTGTAGGAAATGTAACAAACCGACATGCCTGGCCTTTGCGGCCGCAGTGTTCCAAGGTCAAAAAAAACTTGATGAATGCCCTTATGTTGATAGTAAGACACTCAACAAGTATGGCGTGGCTGACACCCGGATGACCTTGGAACAGGAGCAGTACAAAAAAATTGAGCAGTTGAAAAGAAAAATTACTACCATAGACCTTTCTTTGGCTGCACAGAGATTGGGAGCTGGATTTTCGCATAATAAATTGACGATCAATATTCTCGGTAAAAACTTTAGTATTGACACCGAAGGAAACATTACCACCGACATACATGTCCATACCTGGATCGCCCTTCCGGTAATTACCTACATAACAGAGGGTGCGGGAGTGCCTGTTTCAGGGAAATGGGTCCCCTTCAGGGAACTGAAAGGCGGTAAGGCGCGGTATCGACTTTTCCAGCAGCGATGTGAAAAACCCCTAAAAAAAGTGGCCGATACTCATACCAATCTTTTTGAGGACCTGATTCGCCTGTTCAACGGAAGGCGGGTGGAAAATCATTACTCCTCTGATATTTCCCTTGTTTTACACCCACTACCAAAAGTACCCATCCTGATTTGTTACTGGAAGCCCGAAGATGGTCTTGAATCGAGTCTGAATATCTTTTTCGATTCAACCGCCCAGAAAAATCTCAACATTGAATCCCTGTATACCCTTGCTACCGGGCTTGTCATCATGTTTGAAAAGATCGCTCTGAGACACGGGAATGTCTGA
- a CDS encoding helix-turn-helix domain-containing protein, which yields MENINKLRELGFSKYEISCYLSLVSNHPINGSQLSRLSGISRSRIYDVLRNMTRKGIVLEVENGLYAPLPPDELMKRLRTQFDSNLSIFKKEIKAVSKETSYEYIWFIRGYLEVMKKAGEMIRSAREELYVRLFPQAGEILEKDIKDAEARGVGIRYVAMGDMPLTFDVQVIHPETAGIADTIGGRSFDIISDKSEALVGIFEPNKEDLSPINWTRNRLFIISARDSLRHDFYHYFLSKIYDLKQQLTERDKRIYEFIKSDD from the coding sequence ATGGAAAATATCAATAAATTACGTGAGCTTGGCTTTTCCAAATACGAAATATCATGTTACCTGTCACTGGTGTCCAACCACCCGATCAACGGATCACAGTTGAGTCGGCTTTCAGGGATTTCCAGATCACGGATTTACGACGTTTTGCGCAACATGACCAGAAAAGGGATTGTCCTGGAAGTCGAAAACGGTCTGTATGCCCCCCTTCCTCCTGATGAGTTGATGAAAAGACTCCGCACTCAGTTTGATTCCAATCTTTCTATTTTTAAAAAAGAGATTAAAGCTGTTTCTAAAGAAACGAGTTATGAATATATCTGGTTTATCCGTGGCTATTTGGAGGTAATGAAAAAAGCCGGTGAGATGATCCGTTCAGCCCGTGAAGAGCTTTATGTCAGGCTTTTTCCCCAGGCAGGTGAAATACTTGAAAAAGATATCAAGGATGCCGAGGCCAGAGGTGTGGGTATCAGGTATGTTGCCATGGGAGATATGCCGTTGACATTTGATGTTCAGGTTATTCACCCGGAAACTGCAGGTATTGCCGATACGATTGGAGGTCGATCATTTGATATCATTTCTGATAAATCCGAGGCGCTTGTCGGCATTTTTGAGCCGAATAAAGAGGACCTTTCTCCAATCAACTGGACCAGGAATAGATTATTCATAATTTCTGCCCGCGACAGTCTTCGACATGACTTCTATCATTATTTTCTTTCCAAAATCTACGATCTAAAACAGCAGCTTACAGAAAGGGATAAAAGAATCTATGAGTTTATTAAATCTGACGATTAA
- a CDS encoding acetyl ornithine aminotransferase family protein, translating into MKLPKIKTSLPGPKAASLINIDRDRVSPSYTRGYPLVAEKALGVWIDDPDGNTFLDFTAGIAVCATGHCHPKVVSAIKKQADKLIHMSGTDFYYTSQIALADKLARLVPGDGNNKVYFGNSGAESVEAAFKLARWFTKRELNIAFFGSFHGRTMGALSLTASKVIQKKHYNPLIPGITHIPYAYCYRCPYNMCYPDCGIECVRWVEDNLFRTTMPPEEVAAIFVEPIQGEGGYVVPPLEFHVELQRVAKKYGILYVVDEVQAGMGRTGKMFAMEHFGVEPDIMALAKGIASGMPLGAMVAKSDIMVWEAGSHASTFGGNPISCSAALATIELLEDELMENAKIRGEYMMARLGELQNSIECIGDVRGKGLMIGVELVKDRETKERAATWRNEVVLKAFEKGLLLLGCGENTIRFSPALTVSKQEIDVCLSIFEEALREVTT; encoded by the coding sequence ATGAAATTACCCAAAATAAAGACTTCTCTTCCGGGTCCGAAAGCGGCATCTTTAATTAATATAGATCGAGATCGTGTGTCTCCCTCATATACCCGGGGCTACCCGTTGGTTGCTGAAAAGGCATTGGGGGTGTGGATAGATGATCCGGATGGCAATACTTTTCTTGATTTTACTGCCGGCATCGCCGTATGTGCGACCGGACACTGTCACCCCAAAGTCGTCAGTGCCATAAAAAAACAGGCAGATAAGCTGATTCACATGTCAGGGACCGATTTTTATTATACCTCGCAAATTGCGCTGGCCGACAAGCTGGCACGACTTGTACCGGGAGACGGAAATAATAAGGTGTATTTTGGAAACTCGGGTGCTGAGTCAGTGGAAGCCGCCTTCAAGCTTGCCCGCTGGTTTACCAAACGGGAGCTTAACATCGCTTTTTTTGGTTCATTTCACGGCCGAACCATGGGGGCATTGTCTCTCACAGCAAGTAAGGTGATTCAAAAAAAACATTACAATCCCCTTATACCGGGAATTACCCATATCCCTTATGCTTACTGTTATCGATGCCCATACAACATGTGTTATCCTGATTGCGGCATCGAATGTGTGCGTTGGGTAGAGGATAACCTATTTCGCACCACCATGCCTCCGGAAGAGGTGGCGGCTATATTTGTCGAGCCGATACAGGGGGAGGGGGGGTATGTCGTGCCGCCTTTGGAGTTCCACGTTGAATTGCAGAGAGTGGCAAAAAAATACGGAATTCTTTACGTGGTTGATGAAGTACAGGCAGGAATGGGCCGTACCGGAAAGATGTTTGCCATGGAACACTTTGGCGTGGAACCGGATATCATGGCTTTGGCCAAGGGGATTGCATCAGGTATGCCTCTGGGTGCAATGGTGGCAAAATCCGACATCATGGTCTGGGAGGCCGGTTCTCACGCTTCTACATTTGGCGGGAATCCGATCTCATGCAGCGCCGCACTGGCAACCATCGAACTGTTGGAAGACGAATTGATGGAAAATGCCAAAATACGCGGAGAATATATGATGGCCCGGCTTGGCGAACTACAAAATTCCATAGAGTGTATCGGCGATGTTCGCGGCAAGGGTTTGATGATCGGTGTTGAACTGGTAAAGGATCGCGAAACAAAAGAGCGTGCCGCCACCTGGCGAAACGAGGTGGTTCTCAAGGCCTTTGAAAAGGGGCTGCTACTCCTTGGATGTGGTGAGAATACAATCCGTTTTTCACCCGCCCTGACCGTAAGCAAACAAGAGATAGATGTATGCCTTTCTATCTTTGAAGAGGCGCTGCGTGAAGTGACGACCTGA